One Heyndrickxia oleronia genomic window, ATTAGCAAGAGTTTTTCTACTCAGGGAATACAAATGTCTCTATACAATGAACTCCTATATAGTGATCACAACTATTAAAATGAGGAAACTGCTCTTATTTCATATATCTATTGTCTAAATAGCTATTTTCATTATTTTGTAAAAGCCTTACTGATGGCTTTTACTCCTAATAAATAGTTCTGTGGCCTTTTACAGTTCGTAGCTCTTTTCTCAATGACTTGAGAAAAGAGCTTAATAAATATAACAACTTGCAAATATGCTTGTGTAAAAGCCTTACTGCCGGCTTTTACTCCTATTTTAGGGATCGCGGTCTTATGAAGCTCGTAGCTCTTTTCTCAATGACTTAAGAAAAGAGCTTAAAAAAAAGCTAGGATTTATACATCCTAGCTACAGTAAAAATTGATTATCTTACTAAACTTATTTCTTTGTTCACATCTACAATCCATTCATATTGTCTTAATTTCACTTTAAATAAAGTTAATGGGTCTTGGAAAAGTTCAGGGTTAGACTTCATTTTATTTAATCTATTTTCATTTTCTTTTCGAGAAATTAATGTTTGCTGGACTGTTTTTTCAAGCTCTGACAGAGGTTCTTGGAAAAACATACTAACATCTCTTTCTATTGCTGTTTCAAATAATTCAAATTGTACGAGGAACTTCTCAGTTACTAAATCCACTATCGCTTGATAGTCCTCGTTTTCTATAAACTTTTTATATCGGCTACTTAGCATAGATTTATTTTGTGTAAGGGAGCCTAATAATTTACCCGCACTTTTCAACAAAACTTGGCTAGGCGTATGTCTTAATAGAATATTAACCTTTTCCATTCGTATCCCATTCTTCATTCTCTCTGCATCACGTCGCCAATCATCAATGATTTTGCTATCTGTGTGTAACTGTAATTGGTCTTTTCCATATAAGGTATTAAAGCCATTTCGCATCTCTTCTAGAAAAATTCTACTTTGATAAAATTCTTCTTCTGCATTTGCAATCCAGCTTCGGATGGATGTATAGAAATATGGCATTACCTTACTGTATAAGTGACCTTGAATTCGAGAGTTCATTTCTTCATTTAACTCTAAATGAAGCTTTCGGAAATCACTGCTTTCATTAATAAGACTTGAACAGCCTTTAAGTATTTTAGGAATGGATTCAGATAATTCTTGTTTAATTTCATTTTTAATAAATTGATAGGAACCAGTAATGCTTTTAATTTTTTCACTTTCTAAATCTTGGAGTTGATGAATAGCGCCACCTAATTTTGCTATCATATCTTCGTCCCATTTTATAGAATCATTTAAAGCATTCTCCATTTCCACACGTTTTCCTAAAATAGTTGACATCAATAATCGAATAGAACCTAGAATTTTTAATGTTCGTGCTTCTTCCACATAAATCTCTTTAGTAATATTTTGTATAAATTGATCCAATTCATACTGCTGATTACTATTTTTATTGATAAACACCTTTGCATATGGATACCTAGAATGGAGTTCCTCCTTTAGGAGTGTTATCTTTTGCTCATTATAAAGATTCTCTGACTGGCTAATCACAAAATGAATGGGTACATTTTCGCTTTGATTTTGCAGCTCCGTTATTTCATCCCAATTATATTCATCTGGATTTAGTACCGCTACTATAGTATCAGCTAATAAAAACTCCTTAACAGACCTTTCTTCTTTCACACTTGGTGCTTCTATAATCGTAATTTGATTTTTATTAAGAATATCAGCCGGGCGTTTACACTCAATTAACATTCGCTTTGAAATTGCATCATGAAATTCAGATATACTGTCGATAGGGTTCATGCCATTTTCTGTTATTTCCGCAATCTCCAAATCATCATGATCTTTATACATGATGACTGAAGCAGAAGGTGTACCTAGGATTTGACCTCCTAGTATTGAATTAACCCAATCCGTTTTTCCACTTTCTGTAGAACCGGTGACAAGAAGGTGATGGACTCCCAAATCTAATAGCTCACGGACCATCCATTTTAAAGAATAATCCACCTGCATATCTTGCAATTCTGCCCAATGTAAAATGGACTGGAATAGTTTTAAACTTTC contains:
- a CDS encoding tetratricopeptide repeat protein encodes the protein MTLEEVLIEKQYYKYTFMKEGVIDPPVRVLGEAYVIENQKEFSDLSFIRYAQGEVYFHNKDFESAIFKWENINNELEPWAKKNMADAYFELGLFSAAEDLYHSITSDSQVLTTELSLKLFNVYNVQGKMDKAVETIKEAVAYNPDHLDVATIAREFFEENEDWNNAVELAVNSASSTVSMDWFEILKRYSDEGKTKQFPPSYFSKVLTVLYIENQYLFEKLVSSLWRSYQTEAKDVYIDWIKEINLLLINMEDSSSNVWSELSQLYFDTYSGLLNGELLVKELSTIIPYHLENWLKIADSSKQLVASASVLAWEEIFPSTFNQDVIRNAETLIIQSTGDIDVLEESLKLFQSILHWAELQDMQVDYSLKWMVRELLDLGVHHLLVTGSTESGKTDWVNSILGGQILGTPSASVIMYKDHDDLEIAEITENGMNPIDSISEFHDAISKRMLIECKRPADILNKNQITIIEAPSVKEERSVKEFLLADTIVAVLNPDEYNWDEITELQNQSENVPIHFVISQSENLYNEQKITLLKEELHSRYPYAKVFINKNSNQQYELDQFIQNITKEIYVEEARTLKILGSIRLLMSTILGKRVEMENALNDSIKWDEDMIAKLGGAIHQLQDLESEKIKSITGSYQFIKNEIKQELSESIPKILKGCSSLINESSDFRKLHLELNEEMNSRIQGHLYSKVMPYFYTSIRSWIANAEEEFYQSRIFLEEMRNGFNTLYGKDQLQLHTDSKIIDDWRRDAERMKNGIRMEKVNILLRHTPSQVLLKSAGKLLGSLTQNKSMLSSRYKKFIENEDYQAIVDLVTEKFLVQFELFETAIERDVSMFFQEPLSELEKTVQQTLISRKENENRLNKMKSNPELFQDPLTLFKVKLRQYEWIVDVNKEISLVR